One Polaribacter sp. KT25b DNA segment encodes these proteins:
- a CDS encoding helix-turn-helix domain-containing protein, which produces MMIEDEYIRLIFGLKLKQIRTEKNLSLFGLSKLSGLSKSYLNEIEKGKKYPKPDKILLLSESLEVPYDHFVSLKLDKNLAPIGDILQSKILKEIPLELFGIKENNLIDIIANAPAKVNAFISTIIKISQNYNLTRESFFLASLRSYQEAHNNYFEDIENDVEKFAKSYHLDVSKRITSIQLEEILIEEFSYTIDDKELSKYENLGEIRNIYIPKNKTLLIDKNISEAQKTFIYAKELAYNYLKIEDRLYTFPWVKFENFDQVLNNFIASYFAGALIISRKSLTEKLTDFFALEDWKPLKLHQLIKHYNCSQETFYQRLTNILPKYFNIKNLFFLRFTHKENSPEYKLSKELHITQQQSPHANRNNEHYCRRWVSIKTIQDLEKSNKKRATFGIQISSYENQKNEYLVLSSATPDPFKKDINRSVSLGLLLSPHLKKKLAFLKENTFHKNLVGVTCETCSVKNCTERIAEPTRLEKQHLHSEIAKTVDNIINSYS; this is translated from the coding sequence ATGATGATAGAAGACGAATACATTCGGTTAATTTTTGGCCTAAAACTCAAGCAAATACGTACAGAGAAAAATCTTTCTCTATTTGGATTATCAAAATTATCTGGTCTTTCAAAATCGTATTTAAATGAAATTGAGAAAGGAAAAAAATATCCAAAACCAGATAAAATTTTATTACTTTCAGAAAGTTTAGAAGTGCCTTACGATCATTTTGTATCTTTAAAGTTGGATAAAAACCTTGCTCCGATTGGCGATATTTTACAATCTAAAATTCTAAAAGAAATACCATTAGAACTTTTTGGCATAAAAGAGAATAATTTAATAGACATTATTGCAAATGCACCAGCAAAAGTAAATGCGTTTATAAGTACTATTATAAAGATTTCTCAAAACTATAATCTTACAAGAGAAAGTTTCTTTTTAGCTTCTTTACGATCTTACCAAGAAGCACATAATAATTATTTTGAAGACATCGAAAATGATGTCGAAAAATTTGCAAAATCCTATCATTTAGATGTATCAAAAAGAATTACTTCTATTCAGTTAGAAGAAATTTTAATTGAAGAATTCAGTTATACAATTGATGATAAAGAGCTTTCTAAATATGAAAATTTAGGAGAAATTAGAAACATATACATTCCTAAAAACAAAACACTTTTAATAGATAAAAATATATCCGAAGCTCAAAAAACATTTATTTATGCAAAAGAATTGGCGTATAATTATCTAAAAATTGAAGACAGACTATATACGTTTCCTTGGGTAAAATTCGAAAATTTTGATCAAGTTTTAAATAATTTTATTGCCTCTTATTTTGCAGGTGCTTTAATTATTTCAAGAAAATCTCTTACTGAAAAACTAACAGATTTCTTTGCTTTAGAAGACTGGAAACCACTAAAACTACATCAATTAATTAAGCATTATAATTGCTCTCAAGAAACTTTTTATCAGCGTTTAACAAATATATTGCCTAAATATTTTAATATAAAAAATTTATTTTTCTTGCGATTTACCCACAAAGAGAATTCGCCAGAATATAAATTAAGTAAAGAATTACATATTACACAGCAGCAATCGCCTCACGCAAATAGAAACAACGAGCATTATTGTAGACGTTGGGTATCGATAAAAACGATTCAGGATTTAGAAAAATCAAACAAAAAAAGAGCCACTTTTGGCATTCAAATTTCTTCTTACGAAAATCAAAAAAACGAGTATTTAGTACTTTCATCTGCAACTCCAGATCCTTTTAAAAAAGATATTAATAGAAGCGTAAGTCTTGGACTGTTACTTTCTCCGCATTTAAAAAAGAAACTTGCTTTCTTGAAAGAAAATACATTTCATAAAAATCTTGTAGGTGTTACTTGCGAAACTTGTTCTGTGAAAAATTGTACTGAAAGAATTGCAGAACCTACTCGTTTAGAAAAGCAACATCTACACAGTGAAATTGCAAAAACAGTTGATAATATTATTAATTCTTACAGCTAA
- a CDS encoding T9SS type A sorting domain-containing protein — translation MKKITFLLFTIVTTAFFGQEKLTSSLSEYFNGEKWVSSNKATFTYDNDNNFTEEVEFYWDSSTSKWIKSYASKYVYNDDNRVISETYENYDATGNIDGEQYKTINTYNSSGDLSQILNQKSVNSNWVDEGKFELSYTDNRLSSALGYEWNGATWIFGDDSSRITLTYNANGKVYISKSDSWDGTNWIDSDRTVYTYDANNRIIVEDGQTWDGTNWETDYKSEYTYDANGNAITEKDYYLDDDVLVEGDLETITFDTSKLISSYLHPFKDRTGIDYIFSANGIVNKILARSSTNYRTTYNYGDATANVNNFSLANFTIYPNPATSVLNIDDSNFTIKNVEVYNVLGKKIVTSSINQLNIENLVNGVYLVKVQDDKGNIATKRFVKN, via the coding sequence ATGAAAAAAATTACTTTTTTACTTTTTACTATTGTAACAACTGCTTTTTTTGGACAAGAAAAACTGACATCTAGTTTGTCTGAATATTTTAACGGAGAAAAGTGGGTAAGTAGCAATAAAGCTACCTTTACTTATGATAATGATAATAACTTTACTGAAGAAGTAGAGTTTTATTGGGATAGTTCAACTTCTAAATGGATTAAATCCTATGCGTCTAAATATGTTTATAATGATGATAACAGGGTTATTTCTGAAACTTATGAAAATTATGATGCAACTGGTAATATCGACGGAGAGCAATATAAAACTATAAATACATATAACTCTAGTGGCGATTTAAGTCAAATTTTAAACCAAAAATCCGTAAATTCAAATTGGGTAGATGAAGGTAAATTTGAGTTATCATACACAGATAATAGACTTTCTTCTGCTTTAGGTTATGAATGGAATGGTGCAACTTGGATTTTTGGTGATGATTCTTCTAGAATTACTTTAACATACAATGCAAATGGAAAAGTTTATATTTCTAAATCTGATAGTTGGGATGGCACTAATTGGATTGATTCTGATAGAACTGTTTATACTTATGATGCTAATAATAGAATTATTGTAGAAGATGGGCAAACCTGGGATGGCACAAATTGGGAAACTGATTACAAATCTGAATATACGTATGATGCGAATGGAAATGCTATTACAGAAAAAGATTATTATTTAGATGATGATGTTTTAGTTGAAGGAGATTTAGAAACGATTACTTTTGATACTTCAAAGTTAATATCTAGTTATTTGCATCCTTTTAAAGATAGAACAGGTATAGATTATATATTTTCTGCTAATGGAATTGTAAATAAAATTCTTGCAAGATCTTCAACAAACTATAGAACAACATATAATTATGGTGATGCAACTGCAAACGTAAATAATTTTAGTTTGGCTAATTTTACAATTTATCCAAATCCAGCAACTTCGGTTTTAAATATTGATGACAGTAATTTTACTATTAAAAATGTTGAAGTATATAATGTTCTTGGTAAGAAAATTGTAACTTCAAGCATAAACCAATTGAATATAGAAAATTTAGTAAACGGAGTTTATTTAGTAAAAGTACAAGATGATAAAGGTAATATTGCTACAAAAAGATTTGTAAAGAATTAA
- a CDS encoding TIGR00266 family protein produces the protein MYQDKLPRNSSNSSNRLNAHEIDYKIFGEEMQFVEIELDPQEGVVAEAGTFMMMDDNIKMNTILGDGSNQDKGLLGKIFSAGKRILTGESLFMTVFTNDGVGKKQISFASPYPGKIIPIDLTEFGGKFICQKDAFLCAAKGVSIGIEFSKKLGRGLFGGEGFIMQKMEGDGLGFIHAGGTMAKKVLKPGEVLKVDTGCIVGFTQDVNYDIEFVGGIKNTIFGGEGMFFATLRGPGTVYVQSLPFSRLAGRVLAMAPKTGNGSRGEGSVLGGIGDLLDGDNRF, from the coding sequence ATGTATCAAGATAAATTACCAAGAAATTCATCAAATAGTAGCAATAGATTAAACGCTCATGAAATTGATTATAAGATTTTTGGAGAAGAAATGCAATTTGTAGAAATTGAATTAGATCCGCAAGAAGGTGTTGTTGCAGAAGCAGGCACTTTTATGATGATGGATGATAATATTAAAATGAATACTATTTTAGGTGATGGATCAAATCAAGATAAAGGACTTTTAGGAAAAATATTTTCTGCAGGAAAAAGAATTTTAACTGGCGAAAGCCTTTTTATGACAGTTTTTACAAACGATGGAGTTGGTAAAAAACAAATTTCATTTGCATCTCCTTACCCAGGTAAAATTATTCCTATTGATTTAACAGAGTTTGGCGGAAAATTTATTTGCCAGAAAGATGCATTTTTATGTGCTGCAAAAGGAGTTTCAATTGGTATTGAATTCTCTAAAAAACTAGGAAGAGGTTTGTTTGGTGGTGAAGGTTTTATCATGCAAAAAATGGAAGGTGATGGTTTAGGGTTTATTCATGCAGGTGGAACAATGGCAAAAAAAGTTTTAAAACCTGGAGAAGTTTTAAAAGTAGATACTGGTTGTATAGTTGGTTTTACACAAGATGTAAATTATGATATTGAATTTGTTGGCGGAATAAAAAACACCATTTTTGGAGGAGAAGGAATGTTTTTTGCAACTTTACGTGGTCCTGGAACAGTTTATGTACAATCTTTACCATTTAGTAGATTAGCAGGAAGGGTTCTAGCAATGGCTCCAAAAACTGGAAATGGAAGTAGAGGAGAAGGTTCTGTTTTAGGTGGAATAGGAGATTTATTAGATGGAGATAATCGGTTTTAA
- the pta gene encoding phosphate acetyltransferase yields the protein MSKSIYITTIEPNSGKSLMSLGILRMMLNQSSKVGYFRPIINKDKNSLYDDHTYTAINFFNLDIKYEDCYAFEQSEVVELLSEGKKDKVIHDIIKKHKSLEAQYDYVLVEGTDFSGEGGFTELDVNLMIAKNLGIPVLIVGAGNDKKKKDFINTMQLSYNSFIQKEVDVIGVIANKIEVDEIGYIKTELRKVIPNEVHIDVVPKVHFLANPTVKEVVESLNGRVLFGEQFLDNSIGSYSTGAMQLRNYLTRIKENTLVVTPGDRADIILGAIQANSSSNYPRIAGIILTGSLIPEDSILKLIEGIQSSVPIISVEGGTFGITNKIGAVKSKIYASNSKKILLALDTFDTYINVESLSSILSKFNSDKLTPSMFQYNLLQKAKSSRKHIVLPEGNDERIMEAAARLQLLNIVDLTLLGDRREIQNKADQLGLQIDLDKINILNPENSIHNNDFAKTLYEARKHKGLTETTAMDLTRDVSYYGTLMILNGLADGMVSGAVHTTMHTIKPALQIIKTKPGVSVVSSVFFMCLSDRVSVMGDCAVNPNPNAEQLAEIAISSAQSAEAFGIEARVAMLSYSSGSSGKGEEVEKVRKATEIAKKLNPDLLIEGPIQYDAAVDMSVAKTKMPDSKVAGQASVLIFPDLNTGNNTYKAIQRETGALAIGPMLQGLNKPVNDLSRGCTVDDIFNTVLLTAIQANQE from the coding sequence ATGAGTAAATCAATTTATATTACTACCATAGAGCCCAATAGCGGTAAATCTTTAATGTCTTTAGGTATTCTAAGGATGATGCTAAATCAATCGTCTAAAGTTGGTTATTTTAGACCAATTATCAACAAAGACAAAAACAGTCTTTATGATGATCATACATACACTGCAATTAATTTTTTTAATCTTGATATAAAATATGAAGATTGTTACGCTTTTGAGCAAAGTGAAGTTGTTGAGTTATTAAGTGAAGGAAAAAAGGATAAAGTTATACACGACATTATTAAAAAACATAAAAGCCTTGAAGCTCAATACGATTATGTTTTAGTTGAAGGTACAGATTTTTCTGGCGAAGGTGGTTTTACAGAATTAGATGTAAACTTAATGATTGCTAAAAACTTAGGAATTCCTGTATTAATTGTTGGTGCTGGTAATGATAAAAAGAAGAAAGATTTTATCAACACAATGCAACTTTCATATAACTCATTTATTCAAAAAGAAGTTGATGTAATTGGTGTAATTGCTAATAAAATTGAAGTTGATGAAATTGGCTATATAAAAACAGAATTAAGAAAAGTAATTCCGAATGAAGTACATATTGATGTGGTTCCTAAAGTACACTTTTTAGCAAACCCAACTGTTAAAGAAGTTGTAGAATCTTTAAACGGAAGAGTACTTTTTGGTGAGCAATTTTTAGATAATTCAATTGGTAGTTATAGTACAGGTGCCATGCAATTGCGTAATTATTTAACACGTATTAAAGAGAACACGCTAGTTGTTACCCCAGGAGACAGAGCAGATATTATTTTAGGCGCAATACAAGCAAATTCATCTAGTAATTACCCTAGAATTGCAGGAATCATTTTAACTGGAAGCTTAATTCCTGAAGATTCTATTTTAAAATTAATTGAAGGAATACAATCTTCAGTTCCTATTATTTCTGTTGAAGGAGGAACTTTTGGAATAACCAATAAAATTGGTGCTGTAAAATCAAAAATTTACGCATCCAACAGTAAAAAAATATTGTTAGCTTTAGATACTTTTGACACCTATATTAATGTAGAAAGTCTTAGTAGTATTTTATCTAAATTTAATTCAGATAAATTAACGCCAAGTATGTTTCAATACAATCTGTTGCAAAAAGCAAAAAGTAGCAGAAAACATATTGTTTTACCAGAAGGAAATGATGAACGAATTATGGAAGCTGCAGCTCGTTTGCAGTTATTAAATATTGTTGATTTAACTTTATTAGGCGACAGAAGAGAAATTCAAAATAAAGCAGATCAATTAGGATTACAGATAGATTTAGATAAAATAAATATTTTAAATCCAGAAAATTCTATACACAATAACGATTTTGCAAAAACACTTTATGAAGCTCGTAAACATAAAGGTTTAACAGAAACTACAGCAATGGATTTAACCAGAGATGTTTCTTATTATGGAACATTAATGATTTTAAATGGTTTAGCAGACGGTATGGTTTCTGGTGCAGTGCATACAACAATGCACACTATAAAACCAGCTTTACAAATCATTAAAACCAAACCTGGAGTTAGTGTAGTTTCATCCGTATTTTTTATGTGTTTATCAGACAGAGTTTCTGTAATGGGAGATTGTGCTGTAAACCCAAACCCAAATGCAGAGCAATTAGCTGAAATTGCAATTTCGTCTGCACAATCTGCAGAAGCATTTGGTATTGAAGCAAGAGTTGCTATGTTGTCTTATTCTTCTGGAAGTTCTGGAAAAGGAGAAGAAGTTGAAAAAGTTAGAAAAGCAACTGAAATTGCTAAAAAATTAAATCCAGACTTATTAATTGAAGGCCCAATACAATATGATGCCGCGGTAGATATGTCTGTTGCAAAAACAAAAATGCCAGATTCTAAGGTTGCTGGTCAAGCATCTGTTTTAATTTTTCCTGATTTAAATACAGGAAATAATACATACAAAGCTATACAAAGAGAAACTGGTGCTTTAGCTATTGGACCAATGCTACAAGGGTTAAATAAACCCGTAAACGACTTAAGTAGAGGTTGTACTGTAGATGATATTTTTAACACCGTTTTATTAACTGCTATACAAGCAAATCAAGAATAA
- a CDS encoding acetate/propionate family kinase, whose protein sequence is MNILVLNAGSSSLKYQVIEMPSQIVECVGLVERIGMEDAIFTHEKNGEKYSETLPIKNHEVGLQKIAKTLLDSKIGVINSVDEIEAVGHRVVHGGSKFSKTVIINDEIKDKIRDLFDLAPLHNPANLTGIEIAETIFTSAKQIAIFDTAFHQTMPKEAYQYAIPNSFLEDHKVRAYGFHGTSHKYVSEKAMEYLGEKSKKIITIHLGNGCSMSAVKDGKSIETSMGFSPTNGLIMGTRAGDIDQAVIFLLMKKLNKSADEVNNILQKESGMLGLTGFSDLREIEEAAEKGNEKCQNALQLAAYRIKKFIGSYTAILNGLDAIVFTAGIGENSDLMRELACKNLYFLGIDLDKNKNKIRSKEIREIQSNESKVKILIIPTNEELEIAKQSYNLLK, encoded by the coding sequence ATGAATATTTTAGTTTTAAATGCAGGATCTTCGTCCTTAAAATACCAAGTTATAGAAATGCCTTCGCAAATTGTAGAATGTGTAGGTTTAGTAGAAAGAATAGGAATGGAAGATGCCATCTTTACGCATGAGAAAAATGGTGAAAAGTATTCTGAAACATTACCAATTAAAAATCATGAAGTTGGTTTACAAAAAATTGCCAAAACTTTATTAGACTCTAAAATTGGTGTTATCAATTCTGTTGATGAAATTGAAGCTGTTGGACACAGAGTTGTTCATGGAGGAAGTAAATTTAGCAAAACAGTAATTATAAATGATGAAATTAAAGATAAAATTAGAGATTTATTTGATCTAGCTCCCCTTCATAATCCTGCAAATTTAACCGGAATTGAAATTGCAGAAACTATTTTTACATCAGCAAAACAAATTGCAATTTTTGATACAGCATTTCACCAAACAATGCCAAAAGAAGCATACCAATATGCAATTCCTAATTCATTTTTAGAAGATCATAAAGTTAGGGCTTATGGTTTTCATGGCACAAGCCATAAATATGTTTCAGAAAAAGCAATGGAATACCTAGGCGAAAAATCTAAAAAAATAATTACTATTCATTTAGGAAACGGCTGTAGCATGTCTGCAGTTAAAGACGGAAAAAGTATAGAAACTTCAATGGGTTTTTCGCCAACAAATGGTTTAATTATGGGAACAAGAGCTGGAGACATCGATCAAGCTGTTATTTTCCTTTTGATGAAAAAACTAAACAAATCTGCAGATGAAGTAAATAATATTCTACAAAAAGAATCTGGAATGCTAGGTTTAACTGGTTTTTCTGATTTACGTGAAATTGAAGAAGCAGCAGAAAAAGGCAATGAAAAATGCCAAAATGCTTTACAATTAGCTGCTTATAGAATTAAAAAATTTATTGGTTCTTATACAGCAATTTTAAACGGATTAGATGCGATCGTTTTTACAGCAGGAATTGGAGAAAATTCTGATTTAATGAGAGAATTAGCTTGTAAAAACTTATACTTTTTAGGTATTGATTTAGATAAAAATAAAAACAAAATTAGATCGAAAGAAATTAGAGAAATTCAATCAAATGAATCTAAAGTTAAAATATTGATAATCCCTACAAATGAAGAACTTGAGATTGCAAAACAGTCTTATAATCTTTTAAAATAA
- a CDS encoding DUF4442 domain-containing protein, with amino-acid sequence MKITTGKINMFMFFKLPLGWWSGMRVLSLTNTTAVVNIKYKWMNQNPFKSMFWAAQGMAAEMSTGVLVMQEIEKSNRKVSMLVTHQEGDFFKKAKGKIVFTCSGGNQIREAIEKSIKTGEGEVVDLISEGINEDGVVVSNFKFQWSLKVK; translated from the coding sequence ATGAAGATAACTACAGGTAAAATAAATATGTTTATGTTTTTTAAATTGCCATTGGGTTGGTGGTCTGGAATGCGTGTATTAAGCTTAACGAATACAACTGCAGTTGTAAATATTAAGTATAAATGGATGAATCAAAATCCGTTTAAAAGTATGTTTTGGGCTGCACAAGGAATGGCAGCAGAAATGAGTACAGGCGTTTTGGTAATGCAAGAAATAGAAAAATCTAATCGTAAAGTTTCTATGTTAGTTACACATCAGGAAGGTGATTTTTTTAAAAAAGCAAAAGGTAAGATTGTTTTTACTTGTAGTGGTGGAAATCAAATTAGAGAAGCAATAGAAAAATCTATAAAAACTGGTGAAGGTGAGGTTGTTGATTTAATTTCTGAAGGTATTAACGAAGATGGAGTTGTGGTCTCTAATTTTAAATTTCAATGGAGTTTAAAAGTAAAGTAA
- a CDS encoding YebC/PmpR family DNA-binding transcriptional regulator, with product MGRAFEFRKARKMKRWSAMAKTFTRIGKDIVMAVKEGGPNPDSNSRLRAVMQNAKAANMPKDNVERAIKKATDKDTADYKEVLFEGYAPHGVAILLETATDNNNRTVANVRAAFNKCDGNLGTSGSVAFMFDHTCNFTVKKEDITMNMEELELELIDFEVEEVFDDEEGVIIYAPFEQFGAIQSYFEENNIEILSSGFERIPTTTVKLNDDQKADVEKLLEKLEEDDDVNSVYHSMEE from the coding sequence ATGGGTAGAGCATTTGAGTTTAGGAAAGCAAGAAAAATGAAACGTTGGTCAGCAATGGCAAAAACTTTTACCAGAATTGGTAAAGATATTGTTATGGCCGTTAAAGAAGGTGGACCAAACCCAGATTCGAACTCTAGATTAAGAGCAGTTATGCAAAATGCAAAAGCTGCCAATATGCCTAAAGACAATGTAGAAAGAGCTATTAAAAAAGCTACCGACAAAGACACAGCAGATTACAAAGAAGTGCTTTTTGAAGGTTATGCACCTCATGGAGTTGCCATTCTTTTAGAAACCGCTACAGATAACAATAATAGAACAGTAGCCAATGTTAGAGCTGCATTTAATAAATGTGATGGAAATTTAGGAACTTCTGGTTCTGTTGCTTTTATGTTTGACCATACATGTAATTTCACAGTAAAAAAAGAAGACATTACAATGAATATGGAAGAGTTAGAATTAGAATTAATTGACTTTGAAGTTGAAGAAGTTTTTGACGATGAAGAAGGCGTTATTATTTATGCTCCTTTTGAGCAATTTGGAGCAATACAATCTTATTTTGAAGAAAATAATATAGAAATTTTATCATCTGGTTTTGAAAGAATACCAACTACAACAGTAAAATTAAACGATGACCAAAAAGCTGATGTTGAAAAACTTTTAGAAAAATTAGAAGAAGATGACGATGTAAATTCTGTGTATCATTCTATGGAAGAATAA
- a CDS encoding acyl-CoA carboxylase subunit beta — protein MDINFNKNEDYNKLLVSDLRKRFAKVKLGGGQKRIDKHHLNGKMTARERIDYLLDSNSKSIEIGAFAGDEMYAEHGGCPSGGVVVKIGYIKNKQCIVVANDATVKAGAWFPITGKKNLRAQEISIENKLPIIYLVDSAGVYLPLQDEIFPDKEHFGRIFRNNAIMSSMGITQISAVMGSCVAGGAYLPIMSDEALIVDKTASIFLAGSYLVKAAIGETIDNETLGGATTHCEISGVTDYKAKDDKDALDKIKFIIDKIGDYDKAGFSKTESFPPKENENDIFGILPKERNAQYDMLEIIKRLVDNSEFEQYKEGYGQTILTGYSRIDGWAVGIVANQRKLVKTKKGEMQFGGVIYNDSADKATRFIANCNQKKIPLVFLQDVTGFMVGSRSEHGGIIKDGAKMVNAVSNSVVPKFTIIIGNSYGAGNYAMCGKAYDPRLIVAWPSAELAVMSGNSAAKVLLQIETASLKKRGEEITPEKEAELFDKIKSRYDKQISPYYAAARIWTDAVINPLDTRTWISMGIEAANHAPIEKKFNMGILQV, from the coding sequence ATGGATATCAATTTCAATAAAAACGAAGATTACAATAAATTATTAGTTTCAGATTTACGTAAACGTTTTGCAAAAGTAAAATTAGGTGGTGGTCAAAAGAGAATTGACAAACATCATTTAAACGGCAAAATGACAGCTCGTGAAAGAATTGATTATTTATTAGACAGTAATTCTAAATCCATAGAAATTGGCGCTTTTGCTGGTGATGAAATGTATGCAGAACATGGTGGTTGCCCTTCAGGTGGAGTTGTTGTAAAAATTGGATACATCAAAAATAAACAATGTATTGTTGTTGCCAATGACGCAACTGTAAAAGCTGGAGCATGGTTTCCAATTACTGGAAAAAAGAATTTACGTGCCCAAGAAATATCCATAGAAAACAAATTACCAATTATTTATTTAGTGGATTCCGCTGGAGTTTACTTGCCTTTGCAGGATGAAATTTTTCCTGATAAAGAACATTTTGGACGCATTTTTAGAAATAACGCAATTATGAGCAGCATGGGAATTACTCAAATATCTGCTGTTATGGGAAGCTGTGTTGCCGGTGGTGCATATTTACCAATTATGAGCGACGAAGCTTTAATTGTTGATAAAACTGCTAGTATATTTTTAGCAGGAAGTTACTTGGTAAAAGCTGCAATTGGCGAAACTATTGATAACGAAACATTAGGTGGCGCAACTACACATTGTGAAATTTCTGGCGTTACAGATTACAAAGCAAAAGATGATAAAGATGCGCTTGATAAAATAAAATTTATTATTGATAAAATTGGCGATTATGACAAAGCTGGCTTTAGTAAAACCGAAAGTTTTCCGCCAAAAGAAAATGAAAATGATATTTTCGGAATTCTACCAAAAGAAAGAAATGCACAATATGATATGCTCGAAATTATTAAACGTTTAGTTGATAATTCTGAGTTTGAACAATACAAAGAAGGTTACGGACAAACCATTTTAACTGGTTATTCACGAATTGATGGTTGGGCAGTTGGTATTGTTGCAAATCAAAGAAAATTAGTAAAAACCAAAAAAGGAGAAATGCAATTTGGTGGTGTAATTTATAATGATTCTGCTGATAAAGCAACTCGTTTTATTGCCAATTGTAATCAGAAAAAAATACCTTTAGTTTTCTTACAAGATGTTACTGGCTTTATGGTTGGCAGCAGATCTGAACACGGCGGAATCATAAAAGATGGCGCAAAAATGGTAAATGCAGTAAGCAATTCTGTTGTACCAAAATTTACAATTATTATTGGTAATTCTTATGGCGCAGGAAATTATGCAATGTGTGGTAAAGCGTATGACCCAAGACTAATTGTTGCTTGGCCAAGTGCTGAACTTGCAGTTATGAGTGGAAATTCTGCTGCAAAAGTTTTACTTCAAATAGAAACTGCATCACTAAAAAAACGCGGAGAAGAAATAACGCCAGAAAAAGAAGCAGAATTATTTGATAAAATAAAATCAAGATACGATAAACAAATATCTCCTTATTATGCAGCCGCAAGAATTTGGACTGATGCTGTTATAAATCCATTAGATACCAGAACTTGGATTTCTATGGGAATTGAAGCCGCAAACCACGCTCCTATTGAAAAGAAATTTAATATGGGAATTTTACAGGTTTAA